A portion of the Corynebacterium occultum genome contains these proteins:
- a CDS encoding VanZ family protein, whose translation MITAPPQPPTFLARVPRAVPHQPFHALTLGVFALLITLVTLLKSRFEIAGLWDAAAHQQRSLDLELFNGFIDPVVWYGPLINTFGNTALFIPLGFLLHLLLRHRVNYPILTVFLSAAAVSLGIEVTQFLFALGYSDVDDLLTNSLGGLGGALLAARMRSKGQLGFSLLTLLSSLGVLAVAGVGRVL comes from the coding sequence ATGATCACGGCACCACCTCAACCCCCCACTTTCCTGGCCCGTGTCCCCCGAGCAGTCCCCCACCAGCCCTTCCACGCCCTCACCCTGGGTGTTTTTGCGCTCCTGATCACCCTGGTGACCCTGCTCAAGAGCCGCTTCGAGATCGCCGGGCTCTGGGATGCCGCAGCCCACCAGCAGCGCTCCCTGGACCTGGAGCTCTTCAACGGGTTCATTGATCCGGTGGTCTGGTACGGCCCCCTGATCAACACCTTCGGCAACACCGCCCTCTTCATCCCCCTGGGATTCCTGCTCCACCTGCTGCTCCGACATCGGGTCAACTACCCGATCCTGACTGTCTTCCTCAGCGCAGCAGCAGTCAGCCTCGGCATCGAGGTGACCCAGTTCCTTTTCGCCCTCGGTTACTCCGATGTGGATGACCTGCTGACCAATAGCCTAGGCGGGCTGGGAGGCGCTCTCCTGGCTGCTCGGATGAGGTCTAAGGGGCAGCTCGGTTTCTCCCTCCTGACCCTGCTGTCCAGCTTGGGGGTGCTGGCGGTGGCCGGGGTAGGTCGGGTCCTGTAG
- a CDS encoding Glu/Leu/Phe/Val dehydrogenase family protein, which produces MDQSIFTPLEQAGLTTLKLQYNWRTDEHTLSAAHEWAEELDFSRYNREFNAHTTLTRHGFSLDTDQVLALFAEHGLSDYLAEILDLLRQGRHEGIEVYFHAGRNIRFMCHQHSRTLGLRNKHHAIMAGGTRRHDPATPEIEVISDGLNLSRAMSFKNIAAGLDFGGCKTTLHMAEPELDDLETLGFLAFAIDRCRTMTSPDMNLSTAVADVMNEHFSSQFTNGPSSPLGESGRPTALGSYLALREAVHFKEGHDELRGKSAVVMGLGAVGWHLAEHLIEAGVRLTVSDINQQRVQELQAAHPSMEIGAISVDEVLGFEADILCPSAIGGILDEESISRLCYSYVFGPANNQIKATNQAEEQRLARLLADRGILFQTEWWHNTGGVMGGAEEFLHGAQASPESLRERVIATVPRKTRENLAQAAELGITPTDNAYRQCSELLFAEVEAGVLS; this is translated from the coding sequence GTGGACCAGAGCATCTTCACCCCCCTGGAGCAGGCCGGACTGACCACCCTGAAACTGCAGTACAACTGGCGCACTGATGAGCACACCCTCAGCGCGGCACATGAGTGGGCAGAGGAGTTGGACTTCTCCCGCTATAACCGGGAGTTCAACGCCCACACCACCCTGACCCGGCACGGTTTCAGCCTCGACACTGATCAGGTGCTGGCTCTTTTCGCGGAGCATGGGTTGAGCGATTATCTGGCGGAAATCCTGGATCTGCTGCGCCAGGGCCGCCATGAGGGGATTGAGGTGTATTTCCATGCCGGCCGCAATATCCGTTTCATGTGTCATCAGCACAGTCGCACGCTGGGTCTGCGCAATAAGCACCATGCCATCATGGCCGGTGGTACCCGCCGTCATGATCCGGCCACCCCGGAGATCGAGGTGATCAGTGATGGGCTGAATCTGAGCCGGGCGATGAGCTTCAAGAATATTGCCGCCGGTCTGGACTTCGGTGGTTGCAAGACCACCCTGCACATGGCGGAGCCGGAGCTGGATGATCTGGAGACCCTGGGTTTCCTGGCTTTCGCCATCGATCGTTGTCGCACCATGACCAGCCCGGACATGAATCTGAGTACCGCGGTGGCGGATGTGATGAATGAGCATTTCTCCAGCCAGTTCACCAATGGCCCCAGTTCTCCGCTGGGGGAGAGCGGCCGTCCCACCGCCCTGGGTTCCTACCTGGCGTTGCGGGAGGCGGTGCATTTCAAGGAGGGCCACGATGAGCTGCGCGGGAAGTCGGCGGTGGTGATGGGCCTGGGTGCGGTGGGTTGGCACCTGGCGGAGCATCTGATTGAGGCTGGGGTTCGGTTGACGGTCTCCGACATCAACCAGCAGCGAGTCCAGGAGCTGCAGGCCGCCCACCCCTCAATGGAGATCGGCGCGATCAGCGTGGATGAGGTCCTGGGTTTTGAGGCCGATATTCTCTGTCCTTCCGCGATCGGGGGCATCCTCGACGAGGAGAGCATCAGCCGACTGTGTTACTCCTATGTCTTCGGCCCCGCCAACAACCAGATCAAGGCCACCAACCAGGCGGAGGAGCAGCGGCTGGCTCGCCTGTTGGCGGATCGGGGCATCCTCTTCCAGACTGAGTGGTGGCACAACACCGGCGGGGTGATGGGTGGTGCGGAGGAGTTCCTCCACGGTGCCCAGGCCTCCCCGGAGAGTCTGCGGGAAAGGGTGATCGCCACGGTGCCGCGCAAGACCCGGGAGAATCTGGCACAGGCGGCGGAGTTGGGTATCACCCCGACCGATAATGCCTACCGGCAGTGCTCTGAGCTGCTCTTCGCCGAGGTGGAAGCAGGGGTGCTCTCATGA
- the tsaA gene encoding tRNA (N6-threonylcarbamoyladenosine(37)-N6)-methyltransferase TrmO, whose product MSVIARVRSDFGQKFGVPRQSGLVADLRASIIFEPEFRNADAVSGLEGFSHLWLIWAFSENADREPRPTVRPPRLQGERIGVFATRSPHRPNPIGLSSVAIEGIVEDPELGPIITISGADLVDDTPIFDIKPYIATDSHPEAEHGFTSRHTGYRLKVEIPEGLGHELPASKMDALIGVLSEDPRPHYHHDATRRYGLNFAGMDIKFTVEGHTLTVLGIG is encoded by the coding sequence ATGAGCGTGATCGCGAGGGTACGTTCTGACTTCGGGCAGAAGTTCGGTGTACCACGCCAATCCGGCCTGGTGGCGGACCTGCGGGCGAGCATCATCTTCGAGCCGGAGTTCCGGAATGCCGATGCGGTTTCCGGACTGGAGGGATTCAGTCATTTGTGGCTGATCTGGGCTTTCTCCGAGAATGCGGACCGGGAACCCCGGCCCACGGTCCGTCCACCGCGACTTCAGGGGGAGCGGATAGGTGTCTTTGCCACCCGCAGCCCGCACCGACCCAACCCCATCGGCTTGTCCAGTGTCGCCATTGAGGGGATCGTCGAGGATCCGGAACTGGGGCCGATCATCACCATCTCGGGTGCGGACCTGGTCGACGACACCCCGATCTTCGACATCAAGCCCTATATCGCCACCGACTCACACCCGGAGGCGGAGCACGGATTCACCTCCCGGCACACGGGCTACCGGCTCAAGGTCGAGATTCCCGAAGGTCTCGGACATGAACTGCCCGCCTCGAAGATGGATGCCCTGATCGGGGTGCTGTCCGAGGATCCCCGGCCCCACTACCATCACGACGCCACCAGGCGTTACGGCCTGAACTTCGCCGGTATGGACATTAAATTCACGGTCGAGGGGCACACCCTGACGGTCCTCGGCATCGGATGA
- a CDS encoding PucR family transcriptional regulator, with amino-acid sequence MSNNRSGAAENLSRIQTLTDDLAQELGRSVEVDTPSFEVVCASAQIGAIDERRISSIIHRSPPPEPVPWILSHGVRTAIRPVRLPANPDFEMLPRVCFPVRRAGKLCAYLWLFDEPRMSDGEISRVEEFIDPLAGLFAHDDGLDERARLLDGLATDILRGAEDAVLRAQRGGYLPDDGRLGIHVIRLGEMLDDAPAGRLQRELSRLHRSRSFLVSVDSGMLTVVERSRSETDTAKVLDEVRRAAIISGVKVEAVGSAGVTEAGRARGILRRARFMSEVAALPGMTSPELSWEGAGAWRMLLGWELNETTVHTLSDDATRLLLAGERSYWSTVLAYLDNARNATLTAGELFIHRATLHYRLERAREIIGAEALEDGWRANSLQVALRLHAALAGAGKREIRL; translated from the coding sequence ATGTCGAATAACCGCTCTGGTGCCGCTGAAAACCTCAGCCGGATCCAGACCCTCACCGATGACCTCGCCCAGGAACTGGGCAGGTCCGTGGAAGTGGACACCCCCTCCTTCGAAGTGGTGTGCGCCAGCGCCCAGATCGGCGCCATCGATGAACGTCGCATCTCCTCGATCATCCACCGCTCCCCTCCCCCGGAACCCGTCCCCTGGATCCTCAGCCACGGGGTGCGCACCGCCATCAGGCCGGTCCGCCTCCCCGCCAACCCCGACTTCGAGATGCTCCCCCGGGTCTGCTTCCCGGTCCGTCGCGCCGGGAAACTCTGCGCCTACCTCTGGCTCTTCGATGAGCCCCGGATGAGTGACGGTGAGATCAGCCGGGTGGAGGAGTTCATTGATCCACTGGCGGGTCTCTTCGCCCATGACGATGGCCTTGATGAACGTGCCCGACTGCTGGACGGTCTGGCCACGGACATCCTCCGGGGTGCTGAGGATGCGGTGCTTCGTGCGCAACGCGGCGGTTACCTGCCCGATGACGGCCGCCTCGGCATCCATGTCATCCGGTTGGGGGAAATGCTTGACGACGCCCCCGCCGGCCGCCTGCAGCGTGAGCTGAGTCGGCTGCACCGCAGCCGTTCTTTCCTGGTGAGCGTGGACTCCGGGATGCTCACCGTGGTGGAACGCAGCCGTTCTGAAACCGACACCGCCAAAGTTCTCGATGAGGTGCGAAGAGCTGCGATCATCAGCGGGGTGAAGGTGGAGGCGGTAGGTTCCGCAGGTGTCACTGAGGCGGGTCGGGCCCGGGGGATCCTGCGCCGTGCCCGTTTCATGTCGGAGGTGGCGGCCCTGCCCGGCATGACTTCCCCGGAACTGTCCTGGGAGGGGGCCGGGGCGTGGCGGATGCTCCTGGGTTGGGAGCTCAATGAAACCACCGTGCACACCCTCAGTGATGATGCCACCCGTCTCCTGCTCGCCGGGGAGCGTAGCTACTGGTCGACGGTGCTGGCCTATCTGGATAACGCCCGCAATGCCACCCTCACCGCCGGGGAACTCTTCATCCACCGTGCCACCCTCCACTACCGACTGGAACGCGCCCGGGAGATCATCGGGGCGGAGGCTCTGGAGGACGGATGGCGGGCAAATTCCCTGCAGGTGGCACTGCGGCTCCACGCCGCTCTGGCGGGGGCGGGGAAGCGTGAAATTCGGCTCTGA
- a CDS encoding alpha-keto acid decarboxylase family protein, whose protein sequence is MRITIGEFLISRLKQIGVTEIIGVPGDFNLNFLEQVNEAEGIRFIGTCNELNAAYAADGYARSRGVAALLTTYGVGELSALNGIAGAAAEHVPLVSLAGAPPLYATEDRYDLHHTMADGNFRNMLDSIGQFTATAVRLTPMNAVVEIDRALHTCLREKRPVHLQLPSDISHLCVEAPDTDFDLTLPGSDPERLESAASRVLELFDAAQRPVILADLDADRHGFVPALQAFAEKTGTPYAHLNSGKGVLDEHHPLFLGTYNGAGSAPAVKAAIEQADFLITTTPRFIEANSGGFTHALPETTLDFGDQHVSIGKEHFIGITVLELLDLLLERVPAGNSQVAAAPAASISEPWEVQAGAELTQERLWPRLARFLREDDVVIAEAGTSSIGLGPHPLPTGTRYINSGIWGSIGFTLPATLGSQLAEPGRRHILFIGDGSFQMTAQELSTILRQNLKPIIVLLNNRGYTIERLILGMDAEYNDIQNWSFSQLPRIFHPDTSMRSHQARTEGELEEALADIEESEDGAFLELHLDPKDAPAGLKTFGPMTADFDFGPRGPRNP, encoded by the coding sequence ATGCGCATCACCATCGGCGAGTTCCTGATCAGCCGCCTCAAGCAGATCGGTGTCACCGAGATCATCGGGGTCCCCGGTGACTTCAACCTCAACTTCCTGGAGCAGGTCAACGAGGCGGAGGGTATTCGTTTCATCGGCACCTGCAATGAGCTCAACGCCGCCTACGCCGCCGATGGTTATGCCCGCTCCCGGGGTGTCGCGGCCTTGCTGACCACCTACGGGGTCGGCGAGTTGAGCGCCCTGAACGGTATCGCGGGGGCGGCGGCCGAACACGTCCCCCTGGTGTCCCTGGCCGGCGCCCCGCCGCTCTACGCCACCGAGGACCGCTACGATCTGCACCACACCATGGCGGACGGAAATTTCCGCAACATGCTCGACAGCATCGGCCAGTTCACCGCCACCGCGGTCCGGCTGACCCCGATGAATGCGGTGGTGGAGATCGACCGAGCCCTGCACACCTGCCTGCGGGAGAAGCGCCCCGTGCACCTCCAGCTGCCCTCCGACATCTCCCACCTGTGCGTCGAGGCCCCCGACACCGACTTCGACCTCACCCTGCCGGGCAGCGACCCGGAGCGACTCGAGTCCGCCGCCTCCCGGGTACTGGAGCTTTTCGACGCCGCGCAGCGCCCCGTCATCCTCGCCGACCTGGACGCCGACCGCCACGGCTTCGTGCCTGCACTGCAGGCCTTCGCCGAGAAAACCGGAACCCCCTACGCCCACCTGAACTCCGGCAAGGGTGTACTAGATGAACATCACCCCCTCTTCCTGGGCACCTACAACGGTGCGGGTTCCGCCCCGGCGGTGAAGGCGGCGATCGAACAGGCCGATTTCCTGATCACCACCACCCCACGTTTCATCGAGGCCAACTCCGGTGGTTTCACCCATGCACTGCCCGAAACCACCCTGGACTTCGGTGACCAGCATGTCAGCATCGGCAAGGAACACTTCATCGGCATCACCGTCCTGGAACTGCTGGACCTCCTCCTTGAAAGGGTGCCTGCCGGCAACAGTCAGGTGGCGGCTGCCCCCGCGGCGTCGATAAGCGAACCCTGGGAGGTGCAGGCTGGGGCCGAACTCACCCAGGAACGTCTCTGGCCGCGCCTGGCCCGCTTCCTCCGGGAGGATGATGTGGTCATCGCCGAGGCCGGCACCTCCAGCATCGGCCTGGGCCCCCACCCCCTGCCCACCGGCACCCGCTACATCAACTCCGGCATCTGGGGTTCCATCGGTTTCACCCTCCCGGCCACCCTGGGCAGCCAGCTGGCGGAACCGGGACGTCGCCACATCCTCTTCATCGGGGACGGCTCCTTCCAGATGACCGCCCAGGAACTCTCCACCATCCTGCGCCAGAACCTCAAACCCATCATCGTGCTGCTCAACAACCGTGGCTACACCATCGAACGTCTCATCCTGGGCATGGACGCCGAATACAACGACATCCAGAACTGGTCCTTCAGCCAACTGCCCCGCATCTTCCACCCCGACACCAGCATGCGCAGCCACCAGGCCCGCACCGAAGGGGAACTGGAGGAAGCCCTGGCGGACATCGAGGAATCGGAGGACGGTGCCTTCCTGGAACTCCACCTCGATCCCAAGGATGCGCCCGCCGGACTGAAGACCTTCGGCCCCATGACCGCCGACTTCGACTTCGGTCCCCGCGGCCCCCGCAACCCCTGA
- the leuS gene encoding leucine--tRNA ligase, producing MTNPSEGTSTPEHRYTPELANSIERTWQNYWTENGTFNAPNPVGDLAPADGAELPEDKLFVQDMFPYPSGAGLHVGHPLGYIATDVFARYNRMLGKNVLHTLGYDSFGLPAEQYAIQTGTHPRTTTMANIENMKRQLGALGLGHDQRRAVATTDPEFYKWTQWIFLQIFNSWFDAEQQKARPIAELHSLLESGAVPIPEALVEKHGTDFKALDKVAREEIIDAFRLVYRSNSTVNWCPGLGTVLANEEVTGDGRSERGNFPVFRKNLSQWMMRITAYSDRLIDDLELLDWPEKVKSMQRNWIGRSRGAEVDFNCQGEKITVFTTRADTLFGATYMVLAPEHELVDALVTGGSNSYEGIDERWTNGQATPAEAVAAYRSAVVAKSDLERQENKEKTGVFLGAYATNPVNGQQIPVFIADYVLTGYGTGAIMAVPAHDVRDHEFATVFGLPIIEVVAGGDITKEAYTESGKSVNSANDQGLDINGLAKEEAIEKTINWLVEKELGAEKIQYKLRDWLFARQRYWGEPFPIVYDEDGVAHALPEAMLPIELPEVEDYKPVSFDPEDADSEPSPPLAKAREWVEVELDLGEGKKKYFRDTNVMPQWAGSSWYQLRYIDPANSDKFVDLENERYWTGPRPDKHGPNDPGGVDLYVGGVEHAVLHLLYSRFWHKVLFDLGHVTSREPYRRLYNQGYIQAYAYTDSRGVYVQADEVEEKDGKFFWQGEEVNQEYGKMGKSLKNAVAPDDIAENYGADTLRVYEMSMGPLDTSRPWATKDVVGAQRFLQRLWRLIVDENSGEVFASAAELSDEDKKQLHRTIAGVREDYLHLRVNTVVAKLIEYVNYLTKTYPGQVPTAAVEPLVVMVSPVAPHIAEELWQRLGHTETVTFVPFPEFEEKWLKDDEIELPVQINGKVRSRINVAADATQEQVIEIALADEKVAAQLEGKNLIKQIVVPGRMVNLVVK from the coding sequence ATGACGAACCCGAGCGAAGGCACCTCCACCCCGGAGCACCGGTACACCCCGGAGCTGGCGAACTCCATTGAGCGCACCTGGCAGAACTACTGGACTGAAAACGGCACCTTCAACGCGCCGAACCCGGTCGGCGATCTGGCGCCGGCCGATGGCGCGGAACTGCCGGAAGACAAGCTCTTCGTCCAGGACATGTTCCCCTACCCTTCCGGGGCCGGTCTGCACGTTGGTCACCCCCTGGGTTATATCGCCACCGATGTCTTCGCCCGCTACAACCGCATGCTGGGCAAGAATGTCCTGCACACCCTGGGTTATGACTCCTTCGGTCTGCCCGCCGAGCAGTACGCCATCCAGACCGGCACTCATCCGCGCACCACCACCATGGCCAATATCGAGAACATGAAGCGCCAGCTCGGTGCGCTGGGTCTCGGCCATGATCAGCGTCGCGCCGTGGCCACCACCGACCCTGAGTTCTACAAGTGGACCCAGTGGATCTTCCTGCAGATCTTCAACTCCTGGTTCGATGCCGAGCAGCAGAAGGCCCGCCCCATCGCGGAGCTTCACTCCCTGCTGGAGTCCGGTGCGGTCCCCATCCCCGAAGCACTCGTGGAGAAGCACGGCACTGATTTCAAGGCCCTGGACAAGGTCGCCCGCGAAGAGATTATCGACGCTTTCCGCCTGGTCTACCGTTCCAACTCCACCGTGAACTGGTGCCCTGGTCTGGGTACCGTCCTGGCCAATGAGGAGGTCACCGGGGACGGCCGTTCCGAGCGTGGCAACTTCCCCGTATTCCGTAAGAACCTCTCCCAGTGGATGATGCGGATCACCGCCTATTCCGACCGTCTCATCGACGACCTGGAACTGCTGGACTGGCCGGAGAAGGTCAAGTCCATGCAGCGCAACTGGATCGGCCGTTCCCGCGGCGCCGAGGTTGACTTCAACTGCCAGGGTGAGAAGATCACCGTCTTCACCACCCGCGCGGACACCCTCTTCGGTGCCACCTACATGGTGCTCGCCCCCGAGCATGAGCTTGTCGACGCCCTGGTAACCGGGGGCAGCAACTCCTATGAAGGTATTGATGAGCGGTGGACCAATGGCCAGGCCACCCCGGCCGAGGCCGTCGCCGCCTATCGCTCCGCCGTCGTCGCCAAGTCCGACCTGGAGCGTCAGGAAAACAAGGAGAAGACCGGTGTCTTCCTCGGCGCCTACGCCACCAACCCGGTCAACGGCCAGCAGATCCCGGTGTTCATCGCCGACTATGTGCTCACCGGCTATGGCACCGGCGCCATCATGGCTGTTCCGGCCCACGATGTCCGTGACCATGAGTTCGCCACCGTCTTCGGCCTGCCCATCATCGAGGTTGTCGCCGGCGGTGACATCACCAAGGAGGCCTACACCGAGTCCGGTAAGTCGGTGAACTCCGCCAATGACCAGGGCCTGGATATCAACGGCCTAGCCAAGGAAGAGGCCATCGAGAAGACCATCAACTGGCTGGTGGAGAAGGAACTGGGTGCGGAGAAGATCCAGTACAAGCTGCGGGACTGGCTCTTCGCCCGCCAGCGTTACTGGGGCGAGCCCTTCCCCATCGTCTACGACGAGGACGGTGTGGCCCACGCCCTGCCGGAAGCCATGCTGCCCATCGAGCTGCCCGAGGTCGAGGACTACAAGCCGGTCTCCTTCGACCCGGAGGACGCCGACTCCGAGCCCTCCCCGCCGCTGGCCAAGGCGCGGGAATGGGTCGAGGTGGAACTTGACCTGGGTGAAGGTAAGAAGAAGTACTTCCGGGACACCAACGTCATGCCGCAGTGGGCCGGTTCCTCCTGGTACCAGCTGCGCTACATCGACCCGGCCAACTCCGATAAGTTCGTCGACCTGGAGAATGAGCGCTATTGGACGGGCCCCCGCCCCGATAAGCACGGCCCGAATGACCCGGGTGGTGTGGACCTCTACGTCGGTGGTGTCGAGCATGCCGTGCTGCACCTGCTCTACTCCCGCTTCTGGCACAAGGTGCTCTTCGACCTGGGTCATGTCACCTCCAGGGAGCCCTACCGCCGCCTCTACAACCAGGGTTATATCCAGGCCTACGCCTACACCGATTCCCGTGGCGTCTACGTCCAGGCCGATGAGGTCGAGGAGAAGGACGGCAAGTTCTTCTGGCAGGGCGAAGAGGTCAACCAGGAGTACGGCAAGATGGGCAAGTCCCTGAAGAATGCCGTTGCCCCGGATGATATCGCCGAGAACTACGGTGCCGACACCCTGCGCGTCTATGAGATGTCGATGGGACCGCTGGACACCTCCCGCCCCTGGGCCACCAAGGACGTGGTCGGTGCGCAGCGCTTCCTGCAGCGACTCTGGCGTCTGATCGTCGATGAGAACAGCGGCGAGGTATTCGCCTCCGCGGCTGAGCTCAGCGATGAGGACAAGAAGCAGCTGCACCGCACCATCGCCGGTGTCCGCGAGGATTACCTGCACCTGCGGGTCAACACCGTGGTGGCCAAGCTCATCGAGTACGTCAACTACCTGACCAAGACCTACCCGGGCCAGGTCCCCACCGCTGCTGTGGAACCCCTGGTTGTCATGGTCTCCCCAGTGGCCCCGCATATCGCGGAGGAGCTGTGGCAGCGTCTGGGCCACACTGAGACCGTCACCTTCGTCCCCTTCCCCGAGTTCGAGGAGAAGTGGCTCAAGGACGATGAGATCGAGCTGCCGGTCCAGATCAACGGCAAGGTCCGGTCGCGTATCAACGTCGCCGCTGACGCCACCCAGGAGCAGGTCATCGAGATCGCCCTGGCCGATGAGAAGGTTGCCGCACAGCTTGAGGGCAAGAACCTGATCAAGCAGATCGTGGTGCCGGGGCGCATGGTCAACCTGGTGGTCAAGTAG
- a CDS encoding amino acid permease produces the protein MSSHTVEDSGLKRGLKARHLQMIALGSSIGTGLFLGSGASITLAGPAVLLGFILAGTIIFLIMRMLGEMAVAHPVSGSFSFYARKFIGPIAGFITGWNWWFTCIVVGMLELTAAGAFMDFWFPGHPHWVTALVCLLVITAINLIHVGAFGEVEFWMSMIKVVALIAMIVLGFCLVLGVGPNPAIGFSNLWAHGGFSPTGLGGFMLSLVAVTFTFGGVVSIGTAAGEVENPTRNIPKAINSVIFRVIVFYVGGVGIMLLLWPWNQIDATTSPFVSVLVGLGIGGAAIMLNVVVLAAALSVFNTMTYSGARMLRDLALNGQAPPFFTHTTRRGLPLRALLFNSGLMGGAVLLNFLFQGQLLFALMAIILAAEIISWSAIAISHLRFRAQLRREGQTSAYRSPFSPLANYLCLAFFALLLVLMGFLPDYRIALFALPLWIMTLALIWLGQQFHQRRHSTVVAEQAPKSCPDELAARSTVSQLSN, from the coding sequence ATGAGCAGCCATACCGTTGAAGATAGTGGCCTGAAGCGGGGGTTGAAGGCCCGGCACCTGCAGATGATCGCCCTGGGTTCCTCCATCGGCACTGGTCTCTTCCTCGGTTCGGGTGCCAGCATCACGCTGGCCGGCCCGGCGGTACTCCTGGGCTTCATCCTGGCCGGCACCATCATCTTCCTGATCATGCGGATGTTGGGTGAGATGGCGGTGGCCCACCCGGTGTCCGGTTCCTTCAGTTTCTACGCCCGCAAGTTCATCGGCCCCATCGCCGGTTTCATCACCGGCTGGAACTGGTGGTTCACCTGCATTGTCGTCGGCATGCTGGAGTTGACCGCGGCGGGCGCCTTCATGGACTTCTGGTTCCCCGGTCACCCTCACTGGGTCACCGCCCTGGTCTGTCTGCTCGTGATCACCGCCATCAATCTCATCCACGTGGGTGCCTTCGGTGAGGTGGAGTTCTGGATGTCGATGATCAAGGTGGTCGCCCTGATCGCCATGATCGTGCTGGGTTTCTGCCTGGTACTGGGTGTCGGCCCGAACCCTGCCATCGGTTTCAGCAACCTCTGGGCCCATGGTGGTTTCTCACCGACCGGGTTGGGTGGTTTCATGCTTTCCCTGGTCGCGGTGACCTTCACCTTCGGCGGGGTGGTGTCCATCGGGACCGCCGCCGGTGAGGTGGAGAACCCGACGCGCAACATCCCCAAGGCCATCAACAGTGTCATTTTCCGGGTGATCGTCTTCTATGTCGGTGGGGTGGGCATCATGCTGCTGCTCTGGCCCTGGAACCAGATTGACGCCACCACCAGTCCCTTCGTCAGTGTGCTGGTGGGCCTGGGTATCGGTGGTGCTGCCATCATGCTGAATGTGGTGGTGCTGGCGGCGGCACTGTCGGTGTTCAACACCATGACCTACAGCGGTGCCCGGATGCTGCGGGATCTTGCGCTCAACGGTCAGGCACCGCCCTTCTTCACCCACACCACCCGGCGTGGTCTGCCGCTGCGCGCCCTGCTCTTCAACTCCGGCCTGATGGGTGGGGCGGTGCTGCTGAACTTCCTCTTCCAGGGTCAGCTGCTCTTCGCCCTGATGGCGATCATCCTGGCTGCGGAGATCATCTCCTGGTCCGCCATCGCGATCTCCCACCTGAGGTTCCGGGCGCAGCTGCGTCGTGAGGGCCAGACCTCTGCTTACCGTTCCCCCTTCTCCCCGCTGGCCAATTATCTCTGTCTGGCCTTCTTCGCCCTGCTGCTGGTGCTGATGGGTTTCCTGCCGGATTACCGGATCGCCCTCTTCGCCCTGCCGCTGTGGATCATGACCCTGGCGTTGATCTGGCTGGGCCAGCAGTTCCACCAGCGTCGCCACTCCACCGTGGTGGCTGAGCAGGCACCGAAGTCCTGCCCGGATGAGCTTGCCGCCCGTTCCACCGTGAGCCAGCTCAGCAACTGA